A portion of the Paenibacillus hamazuiensis genome contains these proteins:
- a CDS encoding flagellinolysin, translated as MRINHNITALTAWQSNLKNQNNTEQSLHKLSSGLRINSAADDAAGLSISEKMRGQLRGLGQASRNIQDGISLLQTAEGGLKETHALLQRGRELAVQAANDTNSEDDRKQLQSEMKQIIKEVDRIANTTEFNTINLLNKDSVSGATMAIVKKLKEQWLKNSVDRIQTQFGLTGTNVALDINVIQGAAGGKLAYVTSYGNGSPGPGSNLSLTVEMADYNSTDDTIGGLAADRTIAHEMVHAVMASRMNWSQSVNATETTGISTWFKEGTAEFIHGADERVVGDLAALGGDTAANRQALVDNLGSAGAAWVNDSAHYSAAYLAVRYMDSELSGVGGIKNVMTYLAADSTRTLAQAIQNATGGRWTDLADFKNDFKANGANFASYGVNLSNSDTGAIGGLDNGGSTALTDTTVIADTIGTADPTPFDEKFPSDKGAEPLLFHVGANTDENLSVTLSKMDSKALGIDQIDLVTDANNAISTLDDAINSVSANRSKFGALQNRLEHALSITLNYHENLTASESRIRDVDLAREMTSFTKTRVRQ; from the coding sequence ATGCGAATCAATCATAACATTACCGCTTTGACCGCCTGGCAGTCCAATCTTAAAAATCAGAACAACACCGAACAATCCTTGCACAAGTTATCTTCCGGTCTCCGAATCAATTCGGCCGCCGACGACGCAGCCGGATTAAGCATCTCTGAGAAAATGCGGGGACAACTACGAGGACTCGGACAAGCATCCCGCAACATTCAAGACGGCATCTCCCTTCTCCAAACGGCAGAAGGAGGTTTAAAAGAGACTCATGCTCTGCTCCAAAGAGGTCGGGAACTGGCCGTGCAAGCTGCAAACGATACGAATTCGGAAGATGATCGTAAACAATTGCAGTCCGAAATGAAGCAAATCATTAAGGAAGTCGACCGAATCGCCAATACGACCGAGTTCAATACTATAAATTTATTGAATAAAGACAGCGTTTCGGGCGCAACGATGGCTATTGTCAAGAAATTAAAGGAGCAGTGGTTGAAGAACAGTGTGGATCGAATTCAAACGCAGTTCGGTCTCACCGGAACCAATGTGGCTCTTGATATCAATGTCATTCAAGGAGCGGCAGGGGGAAAACTGGCGTATGTGACCTCATACGGCAACGGATCCCCGGGTCCGGGTTCCAACCTGTCCTTGACCGTTGAAATGGCTGACTACAATTCAACCGATGACACCATCGGCGGATTGGCTGCAGACCGAACCATTGCACACGAAATGGTTCATGCCGTCATGGCCAGTCGAATGAATTGGAGCCAATCGGTCAACGCTACGGAAACGACCGGTATTTCGACCTGGTTTAAAGAAGGGACCGCCGAATTTATTCACGGCGCAGACGAACGCGTTGTTGGAGATTTGGCGGCATTGGGCGGAGATACGGCAGCTAACAGGCAAGCTCTGGTCGATAATCTGGGCTCGGCCGGTGCAGCCTGGGTTAACGATAGCGCCCATTACTCGGCAGCCTATCTTGCCGTGAGGTATATGGATAGTGAGCTTAGTGGGGTAGGCGGTATTAAAAACGTCATGACCTACTTGGCCGCAGACTCGACCCGAACTCTCGCCCAAGCTATTCAAAACGCTACAGGCGGCAGATGGACGGATTTGGCCGACTTTAAAAACGATTTTAAAGCCAATGGGGCCAACTTTGCCAGCTATGGCGTAAACTTATCCAATTCGGATACAGGGGCTATCGGCGGATTGGACAATGGCGGCAGTACTGCACTTACCGATACTACAGTTATCGCCGACACTATTGGTACAGCGGATCCGACTCCGTTTGACGAGAAGTTTCCGTCAGATAAAGGAGCCGAGCCCCTTTTATTCCATGTCGGGGCCAACACCGATGAGAATCTAAGCGTTACTTTATCGAAAATGGACAGTAAAGCTTTAGGCATTGATCAGATTGATCTCGTCACTGACGCTAACAATGCCATTTCTACATTAGATGACGCCATCAATTCGGTTTCTGCCAACCGTTCCAAATTCGGCGCACTGCAGAATCGCCTGGAACACGCTTTATCGATCACGTTAAACTATCATGAAAACTTGACTGCCAGTGAGTCACGCATACGCGATGTTGATTTGGCTAGAGAGATGACCAGTTTTACCAAGACCCGGGTTCGACAGTAA